In Massilia forsythiae, one DNA window encodes the following:
- a CDS encoding RNaseH domain-containing protein, whose product MRHGQLRTNLFRFTPAALPCAYAYQATRAYQAAWSLLKGSWSRTNLPTSGLAEMLAILSRGPVWINIDPSQERSVPAIVTLHPLPVEVINRALHLWALDTLRVAGAAPTIAADRLEVGAPYALSAEMILGTRSPIASMAYEVIPWLVAAAMSVAPMTSTIPLSLHLTSEGELLAWDHPIVSAFGDRRAVALHGIRPKLVLIHGETTPYIAIRVHLSHILTQWKHKTRHALVRTNGSIAKLAIFTKRHDDGHYETNYLHQADRLLGHFELASFPRLGIDNLSAHSDLRPLHAIAPSAPLIASGAGPLFLDQACWHLRSTVAGTEPVLAERVVGSLRKDTWTGADGSAGTTRAANAAVNAGSLPILVVTAHAQTAMRLDKVNRLIGEHEQRLDALALQRPTLHHTCPPDAEGMLCRPVDARQLEGWFRQHLAPALMDTRARTAIIETSLDAAQGKPELDPKFQLRRLFAESGATSQFIFTDDPEQPDYAASASLLEAIRQAGILRSRTRVRTLPDETVVVCLYLERIRAKGTAVFLPVVTRMRLDDGVPKIFWLDPRTNKSHWLDYQSGITQIHAHSTLMTAEEVRHHVARALLAPTDVADTPLIVFCHSALRSIFDGLRDSGGQYYPDLANTNAWIVRVRADADVAQMSGDNVRHRVAPGYIGARIGLYQASCGRGVYYFVSPSNHYSRVISQRFNTRYDIDGRFLRDPWRQLGVTEIAILRAGRFASESEIAHQAALFCRNSPVWEGTLRLPAPMHLGKQVAHDHPAIGISRRLYAND is encoded by the coding sequence ATGAGACATGGTCAGCTTCGTACCAACCTGTTCCGGTTCACGCCGGCCGCACTTCCCTGCGCGTACGCCTACCAGGCAACACGAGCCTACCAGGCTGCGTGGTCCCTGCTCAAGGGCAGCTGGAGCCGGACCAACCTGCCCACGAGCGGCCTGGCGGAAATGCTGGCTATCCTGTCCAGGGGCCCCGTCTGGATCAATATCGACCCATCCCAAGAGCGCTCGGTACCGGCCATCGTGACGCTGCATCCGCTGCCGGTCGAGGTGATCAACCGCGCACTGCATCTGTGGGCATTGGACACGCTCCGGGTTGCAGGTGCGGCGCCAACGATCGCCGCGGACAGGCTGGAAGTCGGGGCACCCTACGCGTTGTCGGCTGAAATGATCCTGGGAACGCGCAGTCCAATAGCGTCGATGGCGTATGAAGTGATTCCGTGGCTGGTCGCCGCGGCGATGTCGGTTGCGCCGATGACGTCTACCATCCCCTTGTCCTTGCACCTAACGTCGGAAGGCGAGTTGCTGGCCTGGGACCATCCGATTGTCTCGGCGTTTGGGGACAGACGGGCGGTGGCATTGCACGGCATCCGCCCCAAGCTGGTCCTCATCCACGGTGAAACGACGCCGTATATCGCCATACGCGTACACCTGAGTCACATATTGACCCAGTGGAAACATAAAACCCGGCATGCCCTGGTTCGTACCAACGGTAGTATCGCGAAACTGGCCATCTTCACCAAACGCCATGACGATGGACACTACGAGACGAATTATCTCCACCAAGCAGACCGGCTGCTCGGACATTTCGAGTTGGCATCTTTCCCCAGGCTCGGCATCGACAACCTCTCGGCCCACAGCGACCTGCGTCCGCTCCACGCCATTGCCCCGTCGGCGCCGTTGATCGCCTCCGGTGCCGGGCCGCTGTTTCTCGACCAGGCATGCTGGCACCTGCGCAGCACGGTCGCCGGAACGGAGCCGGTGCTGGCAGAACGTGTTGTTGGATCGCTGCGCAAGGACACGTGGACGGGAGCCGACGGCAGTGCGGGAACGACGCGAGCAGCGAACGCAGCGGTCAACGCCGGCAGCCTGCCGATCCTCGTCGTCACCGCCCATGCCCAGACGGCAATGCGATTGGACAAGGTTAATCGCTTGATAGGTGAGCATGAACAGCGCCTGGACGCGTTGGCGCTGCAGCGCCCGACCTTGCATCACACGTGTCCGCCGGACGCCGAAGGTATGCTGTGCCGCCCGGTCGATGCGAGGCAGCTCGAAGGCTGGTTCCGGCAACACTTGGCGCCGGCATTAATGGACACGCGCGCCCGTACGGCGATCATCGAGACCTCGCTTGACGCCGCCCAGGGAAAACCTGAACTCGATCCGAAGTTCCAACTGCGGCGGCTGTTCGCGGAAAGCGGTGCGACTAGCCAGTTCATCTTCACGGACGATCCTGAACAGCCGGACTACGCAGCCAGCGCCAGCCTCCTCGAGGCGATTCGACAGGCAGGCATCCTGCGCTCGCGGACGCGCGTCCGTACCCTGCCTGACGAGACCGTTGTCGTATGCCTGTACCTGGAACGGATCAGGGCCAAGGGGACGGCGGTATTCCTGCCCGTCGTCACGAGGATGCGGCTGGACGATGGCGTTCCCAAAATCTTCTGGCTCGATCCCCGGACGAACAAGTCGCACTGGCTGGATTACCAGTCGGGAATCACCCAGATCCACGCCCACTCGACGCTCATGACCGCCGAGGAAGTACGGCACCATGTTGCGCGCGCCTTGCTCGCGCCGACAGACGTGGCCGACACGCCCCTTATCGTGTTTTGCCACAGCGCGCTGCGTTCCATTTTCGACGGACTGCGCGACAGCGGCGGGCAATACTATCCCGACCTAGCGAATACCAACGCCTGGATAGTTCGGGTCCGGGCTGACGCCGACGTGGCCCAGATGAGCGGCGACAACGTGCGGCATCGTGTTGCTCCCGGCTACATCGGCGCCCGGATCGGGCTGTACCAGGCGAGCTGCGGACGTGGCGTGTATTACTTCGTTTCACCATCCAACCACTACTCGCGCGTCATCTCACAGCGTTTCAATACGCGCTACGACATCGACGGGCGA
- a CDS encoding restriction endonuclease-related protein gives MSDGHDTAIRDRLLRAAVTCVQRLAVGRGNALPLLRQVAALRWRIDPASRLFTPAEVEEHLGLPIEEWLDPSVRGDYTGPLQVAGFPSTTCLEIALEVDELAYIEDVQGMIKRVRDLCRLQDGGEETYRRFRLYVIEHPLVDSTSGIQELLVPLGIGVRDMYMSIPEHLKRNGEIYPCPVCGWPMTITAPAVACQSSWCVNKIGAWSWVSARLVNNGSAKELVGHAPGDALMLRPPIWKFTLIPGLLELSLARRIEALGLPADLWPGVDASDIETVVNGTVVTIDAKAWRSATRLATHLKTLDAARPTWIVVPDYMEKHVRFLSEQSPASVSVHSETGCIRKLKSLCKH, from the coding sequence ATGTCCGACGGCCACGACACGGCGATTCGAGATCGGCTACTGCGGGCAGCGGTCACGTGTGTACAGCGGCTGGCGGTCGGCCGGGGGAACGCACTGCCTTTGCTGCGCCAAGTCGCGGCCTTGCGATGGAGGATCGATCCGGCGTCCAGGTTATTTACCCCGGCCGAGGTCGAAGAGCACCTCGGGCTGCCCATCGAAGAATGGCTCGATCCGTCGGTACGAGGCGATTACACAGGGCCGCTGCAGGTCGCGGGGTTTCCGTCCACGACCTGCCTGGAGATTGCGCTCGAGGTCGACGAGCTTGCCTACATCGAAGACGTGCAAGGCATGATCAAGCGGGTGCGTGACCTGTGCCGGCTGCAGGACGGCGGCGAGGAGACCTACCGCAGGTTCCGCCTGTACGTAATCGAACATCCTCTCGTGGACAGCACGTCAGGCATCCAGGAACTGCTTGTCCCCTTGGGTATTGGGGTGCGCGACATGTACATGTCCATTCCCGAACATCTGAAACGCAACGGTGAGATATATCCGTGCCCGGTGTGCGGCTGGCCGATGACGATCACGGCGCCCGCCGTCGCTTGCCAGTCGAGCTGGTGCGTAAACAAAATCGGCGCATGGAGCTGGGTGAGCGCCAGGCTCGTCAACAACGGATCGGCAAAAGAGCTGGTCGGACACGCTCCAGGTGATGCGCTGATGTTGCGGCCGCCCATCTGGAAGTTCACCCTCATACCAGGTTTGCTGGAACTGTCCCTCGCAAGACGCATCGAAGCCTTAGGCTTGCCGGCCGACCTATGGCCGGGAGTGGATGCGTCCGACATCGAAACCGTCGTGAACGGCACGGTGGTGACCATCGACGCCAAGGCCTGGCGCTCCGCGACGCGCCTAGCTACGCACCTGAAGACGCTGGATGCAGCGCGACCCACGTGGATCGTGGTACCGGACTATATGGAGAAACATGTCCGTTTTCTTTCCGAACAAAGTCCAGCCTCCGTGAGCGTCCATAGCGAGACCGGTTGCATCAGGAAACTGAAAAGCCTATGCAAACACTGA